The Hypanus sabinus isolate sHypSab1 chromosome 7, sHypSab1.hap1, whole genome shotgun sequence region AAAGGTCCTTAACACAGACCATTGATTCTATTCTTCTTCTCACTGATGGTAATCGACCTGCtgcatgtttccagcattttctatcttTGTTTTGAAAGTCCAGCATCAGCTCTTTGCTCAAATATGTATTAAAGAAATCCTGACATTGGCATTTTCATCAAAAATAGTTGAATAAATTTCAGATCAGAGCATAGGAAACAGAAGCCAAGatcgctctgccattcaataagattgtgcCGGTTCTTGTCTGCATTCATTTTGCCACTTAATCTCCCCATAATTCACTTAGGCTACATCCCCACTACattggataaatccgtaactggagcttttcagaaacgctttccagggtgtgtaattttgaaaacaccgcttgggcagatcagtgtggacagggtaactgcagaaatctaaaaacgctgtcaGACAGCAGTGCGCCATTTCACTGTTTTCTtaaacgcaacctaacaatttcagaacagacggcaacaagactgaagccagagagttagaaatgtactcaccaaatgctTTGACCCattacttactgaataaataagtatactcactttgccctgttttctgtccttgcttgtatgaaggtggtttaccaatttatgcaagtacttctctgacaatagatgtgtaacagcctaatgtaacattgtatggtaatacaagataatactgatgcagacatgtctTAAAGGtgttttattaatgcaacagagttaagTCTTTTTCTCAATGTTCGTTGTCAGTCAGGTCACACTGTtcatgaactccctgttggttgcctccatacgcttcagtatgttttttttaaaactttaagtcctcctgtgcgagagccaacaCCTGTCagtcatttaagtttttctagtatgtaactgaacaaacatgcACCATCTTTCACAGCGAgtttcgacaccaaacatgtcgcttgttttctgtagatgaatcctgcgcatgcgcagtagaaGGAGATTTGCTGAAatatccgtttcaatgtggacagatatttttttttaaaaacgcatagtgtgaacgcctattgtttttatgcAAAACCAGCATTTCCAAAATTATCcgatctagtgtggatgtagccttagtatTCAGAATGTTAAAGCGATCTCAGATTTGCATATGCATCCAAAGGCCTCTGGGATAAAGAATGCTAGAAATTTACTACTCTTTGCTTAGTTAACTTTCCTAATCCAAATCAGAAATGATTATTTTGACAGATTGATAGCATCTCTCCAAATAACATCTTCTTTTTACAGATTTAAAGCACGTATTCTGTTCATTTAGATACTTATTTAAAGATATGACGTGGTAACCAGCCCAACAGGCCTGTGCTGCTCCAATTACACtcgtgtgaccaattaacctcctaaccatacatctttggaatatgtgaggaaaccagaacacctgggaAAAAccccacacaatcacagggacagcatacaaactccttgcagacaacagcaggaattgaacctgggttgctggctcTGAaacagtgttatgctaactgctaggcTACCATGCCGCCCATGGATATTTCCATCCAAATAGCATGGCAGCAGCTACAAGATAATGGGATACATATGAATTACAATACTAAGTTTCACACCTGACAATGACCATATTTTCTGCAACAATATTTTAACCAATAGATAAAAAAAATTGGGATACAATTAGTAATTTTAAGTACATAAGCAACCTTACCTATTTTTATGCTTTTTTCCTTTTTATTGGGATCATCCAAAGCAGAAAGTGCAGAGGAAATGCTCTTCTGAAGATCATGGTTCTTCCCAACAGAATCTTCCTCATCAGAAGAAAATGCAGCTAACGTTTCCAAGTTTTTCTTCAGGTCATCATCTAATCTTCTGCAAGGGCTAGCAGGTCCACTTTCAGTAGAAAATAAGGCTGCTGGCACTGACTGGCTAGTTGAAACTGATGGAATCACAGGAGTTTGAATGGTATTGGTGGATGGACGTCTATTGCGATGTGCCGTACGTACAGAAGGTGCTGGAAATTGTTGCTTAGGTCCTGATTTAAGAAAGTCTAAAAAGGATGCAATGAAACCACTTTTAACTTCAGGTTGTTTTTCCTCAACTTCCCTAATTTTTTGATTTATCCTTTCTTGCTGATGATAATTTTCATAATAACTGTCATTGGATGTATGAGGTGAGTTTGGATCTTTGGAATTCGGGCGTTTACTCTGGCCACTTCGTTTTACTGGCTTCTGACCACTAATGTCATCCTCCACAGTTTCTTTAGATTGGGCTTTTACTCTTCGTTTCTTCTGATTAGCATCAAGTGACAAATCAGcatttccttcttcttcaggaACACTGTGAGACCACCCATCTGCTTGTCCTCCCATTTTTAACTTGGGCTTCACTGGCCTCTTTAATTTTCTTTTGATGCTAGATCCCGGCGTAACCTCATCACCCAGACTGTAATCAATGTCAGACACAGCACTCTCGTCAGTGTTACTTCTACCACTTGGAATGAAGTCAGGATCCTTTGTATTGTTTATGGCACCATCATCAGGAATGTCATCATTATCCTCCTCTTCAGATTCTGGATTAGCACTTAGCTGCTTTTTAAAGCCCTCAATACTGTGGTCATTGGTATCTTGGATAGAGTTCAAATTTGATGTATTTAAACTGGGCTGTATTTGCTGATCTGTTCCAAGTGTTTGCTGTTCAAGGCTTGAAGCTTTAGACTGAGTGGTATTATCTAAAGGTACGGCCTCAAGATCCAAATTAATCTGACTATTACTTAATGCCAGATTATGCATATTTTGTTGATCTGAAAGCAAAGCCTGTGTGGTATGGAAGTTTGGCGTAACATGCCTTACAGCTACTGTTTGAAATGTAGACTTCGAACCATCAGTACATTCAACTGACTGAATACTGGATTCACTGCAAGCAGATTTGACAAACTCTTGTGAAGTAACTCCACACTGCTCATTGGCAGAAAACACATCTTCAACGCCAGAAAAGAGGTTTCTATCAACACCAAGCAACATTGATTCTGTAAAACAGACTGAACTAAGGCCAACAAACTGAGACTTTGAATCATGTCTCTCTGGCTGATCAAAGTGATCTTTTCCTGTTATCTGTAGTGGTTTAGAAGATTCAGTGCCATCCAACTTCACTGCCTCAGAATTCTGCTGCAGAAGCTGTTGAGGTTGCGTTACATTGGCAATATGCCGCTCAAGTTGAAGAAACTGAGACTGATGATGGGTCACCTGAGTCTGAGTCTGCATTTGCTGTGGCTGTGACGATGCTTGAGATTGACTTAATCCCGACGGAAGCAACTGAGCTTGGAGTCCTACCGGCTGCTGCAGCAATGACAGTGACATTTCACGGGATGTACCCAGAAGTAACCGTGCACCAGAAAGCTGCAATCGTGGAACCTGATTTACAGAATGAGTTTGCAGTTGTTGTGGTGTATTAATAACTTGTGTGATGCGAGCTTGTGGTCTAGTCTCTGGTGCCTTCTGTAAAAGAGAATGAGGCTGCTTCATTTCTTCAGCAGCCATGATTATATGTGATGGCTGTGAAGAATCTGCAACATTTTTCATCTCGTGTGTGCTGATATTGTTGTTACTACCAATTGATTGGCCATGAGTTACCATTTCTACAGGTCGTGTCACATTAAACTGCTTTACATGCTCATGTTTTCTTTCATCAGGTTTTGACACTTGAAGTGTGAGACCTACGATCTGTTCCTCTAAGCGAGAATTACTCCTGATGACACTCTGAGATAGATATCGCTCATCTGCTTTTGAGACAGTGTAAACTGCACTTTCATCACTAATTCCACTTTCACTTAAACCTGAAGTGGATGCAGCAAGGGAGGGCTGCTGCTGTAGCAAATTCTGAATTGGAAAACCCTCAGCTTCCTTAGAAGGAGcatacaaatcagaatcagatttcctTTTTATGTAAGACTGCTTTCTGTCTGTAGGTGATTGAGTGTTTTGCATGGTGTGTGAATGAGACGTTGAAGTGAAAGTTGGCGAATGAACTCCGGATAGAAACTTTTGAGACTGGGGTGAAGAAACACTTTGTGACTGACTGGTTGGTGACGAATGCATAGACATAAAGTTCTGAGTAGGACTGGATGCAGATAAATTCTGTGCACGAGTAGATGAAGAAAATGGCAATGACTGTGTATGGGATGTCAAAGTGATAGATTGTCCAGAGGCGTAACTTGGTGAGAGACTAACAATTGACAACCCCTGTGTCTGTGCTGAGTAGCTGTTTTGTGACTGACTCACAGCAGGCAATCCCTGAGAGTGACCAGAAGTATAGCTTTGCGTCTGGTTACCAGAAGACAAATTCTGTGATTGACCAGAGTAGCTGTCAGTGTGACTAGCTGAAGGCAATACCTGTGATTGATCTGAAGAGTAGCTAAGAGTTTGACTAACAGGTGTCAAGTTCTGCGATTgaccagaataagaagctggtGATTTGCTTAGTGTAGTGAGCTTCTCAGGCTGACTGGAGGAATACACTTCTGAGTGACTAACAGTTGACATATTCTGAGATTGTGTTGAAACATAGTTCTGTGACTGACTATTTGACATTGCCAAGTCAGATGCCTGCTCTGAAGAGTACACTTGAGATTGGCTTGCTATTACAGAACTTGGTTTTTGCGTTGCCGTGGAGTAAGTGTGTGTTTGTACAGTCACCGTTACACTTTGGGATTTGGCAGTTTTTGTAGAACGTTGAGCTGACCTTGAACAGTTCTTAGGCTTTGAGGAATAATCAGGAGATTGAACAGTGGAGGAATAACTCTGTGACTCCTCAACTGTTACTGGCGAATTCTTTCGTTGTGTTCCACCATTGCTCACCTGAGACTGTTCTCCCAGAGGGCTACATGCTAAACCTGTATGTCTTGATGTTTCCTGAAAATCAACTCCACTCCCACTGGCAAGATAGTTTTGCAAGGAATGGTGAGAACTTGGTAACTGCGCCTGCACTGAGTGTGAGCTGGAAGGCCGCTGGTGATGCTTAATAACACTACATTCTCTTTGAAGTGCCCTTTCAATAGAGGCAGTTGAACTAGAAAAAACTGATGTGGCGTATGGCTGAGATGCTTGCTGAGCTGGTCCAAGTGCTGAAGGCAACAAGCTAAATTGTGGTTGCAAGAGATGAGGAGCAGATTCTTGAGCTGAACGATATGTTGAAGACTGGGGTATGCTCGTACTTAAAACAGTACTACCAATCCTGTCAAATGTCAATGGGGGAGGAACAGCAGTCTGAGAAGACTTCATCTGAAGCAAAGGATCATGTGAAGAAAGAAGCCCGTTTGTTGTAGGATTGAAAGCTGCATCTTGAAGCGTCAGAGACTGTGTACCAGTAAATCCGCGAGTGCTAAAGGAAGGAGGATGCTGATAAGCTGCAAGAGCTGATGGCGGGAATGTTCCTGAAGCTTGCAGTGCTCCAGTGACAAACAGTTCTGTAGGCGTAGAAGAGTGCATACCTAGAAAATTTAATTTAGGGAACAACAATGATAGAGCATAAGTCAAATGCACATTAAAAAACATATTTATTTGCACAGTCTTCTAAATTTCTcttcataaaaaaaaaacagaaatttatATGAAGTTGTTTTATGCTGAGGTTCACCAGATATGGGCATAGAAGAGTGCATACCCAGAAAATTTCAAATCACTTTCAAATAAGTTATTCAGCTGAATAGATTCAGATAAACATTATCTCACAGACTAATTATGTTTTCAGTTGTCAGGAAACCTTAAAAAAGATGTCAGAAATAGCTTCATTGTTGTACTCAATCCCCAgtttaaagaaaaaaacaatctTGTTCACCATACAGCCTCCTGCTTCCACATGTACCAACTGAATTTCAAAGCTTTCTTTCCAATTTTCCATAATATGCAACTTTGCAAAGAAACTCAAAAATAAGAGGTACTGAAAGATGTCCATAGAATAATTCTTTAGTCTGTTTACTAATATCACTGACCAAAGAAGCAAATCAATATCAAATACAAGTGCATATACAAGCGAAAGTACTTGCATTTCCAGCTGAAAGACCCAAGCGTActcaagtcacctggatcagatgaacTGAACCCAAGGGTTCCGAAAGAggcagtggtagagattgtggaggcattagtaatggtcttcCAAAAGTCATTGGACTCTAGCATGGTGTCAGAAGACTGGAAACTATTCACTCCACAtttcaagaaaggagaaaggcagcagaagggaaattatagaccagttagcctgacctcagtggttggaaatacattggagtcaattgttaaggatgaggttacggattACTCGGCGACAcagggcaaagtcagcatggcttccttaaggggaaatctaacctatcaaacctgttggaattctttgaggagattacaagtagaatagcaaaaagggatgcagtggatattgtacatttggactttcagaaggccacacatgaggctgctaaccaAGTTAAGAGACCATGGAACTACAGGAAagctactggcatggatagagcattggcagaTGGGTAGGAgatagtgagtgggaataaaacgatccttttctggttggctgctagtgactacgggtgttccacgggggtcagtgttgggactgcttatttttatgctatatatcaatGTTTTAGATGGAGTAGagggctttgttgccaagtttgcagatgatacgaagattggtggagtggcaggtagtgttgaggaaacaggttagctgcagaggacttagacagattaggagaatgggcaagaaagtggcaaatgaaatataatgctgGAGAATACATGGTCATatactttggtaatagaaataaatgtgaagactattttctaaatgggaagaaaatccaaaaatctgagatgcaaagggacttgggagtccttgtgcagatcaccctaaaggttaacttgcaagctgagtctgtggtgaggaagccaattgcaatgttagcattcattttaaaagttctagaatacaaaagcagggatgtaatgctgaagttttataaggtgctggtgagtattgttaacagttttgggttcctcatctaagaaaagatgtgctggcattggagagggttcagaggaggttcacaaggatgattccgggaaggaaagggttatcatacaaggaacatttgacagctcaggtctgtactcactggaatttagaacaatAAAGGGGGATTTCATAAGggggaatgttgaaaggcttagacagagtagatgtggaaaggaagtttcccatggtgggggagtctgggacaagagggcacagcctctgggtagagggccatccatttaaaacagagatgcagagaaatctctttagccagagggcagtggatttgtggaatttcttaccacaggcagctgtggaggcaggtcattgggtgtgtttaaggtaaagtttgataggtttttgattggacacggcatcaaaggttacagggagaagggctgaggaggggacgaaaaaaggatcaaccatgattaactggcgagcagactcgataggcctaATTttacttctatgtcttatggtcttacgtagTTCTACAGAGGGTGTTTTTTTAATATAGTATTCTGCTTAATAAGGAATAAATCTTTCATTTTGTGACACCAGTTATTTAGGTTAGGGTTGACATAGTGAGGTAGTCCCACTGATCATTTGGCAATTTCTCCTGTATGGAGAAAGGGATCTTTACCATGCAGCCAACTTCTGTTCTGTTGGCTCCAAATATTTATTTATGCACAACAGAATTTCTTCTCTGtactttcaactttattaatatgATAAACAAAGTAGTTACAAATGTTGCATGAGAAAGAACATAACGTATccaatttttaatatataaagaTATTACTGATGGTCCTTACTGAGAATACTCAGTTACTCAGATACAAGTGCATCAAAGCAGTTTTGCAAAAAAACATACTAGGGATACattgctgtgggaactcagctaTCAAAGCTTTATTTAACCAACTGAGATGTCCTTTATGGACTGATAAGGATTTCATTTCAATTTCTGGCAGTATCTTGAACGGCTACTGGATTCAGGGCGAGTGTATAGGTGTGAATTAATGTATACACTATTCATTATTTTTGGTGTTCTGAACATTCGTTTAAAAAAACAGTGTTAGGCAAGAGAAGTCTTGGGTAAGATTGTcctacagaaaagattcacaaaacATGTATTAATGTTCTTTAGGAAAAACaaacagaaacagggccttagaAAGTGACTTGAGACCAATAGAGCAGAGAGACAAAAGTCAAGAAATAGATATTTGGAGGCCAGAAATGGAAAAGTGCAAACTTCAAGAGAACCTAGAGCCAGAAAAGATTAGAGAAAACAAAGTGTGAAGTAATAAAAAGGATGTAAATCAGCAGGCACAATGCTAACAGACTTGTCACAAGTTGGATACAAATAGCGCAGAGGTCCAGGTGAGCTTAGGTATATGGAGGATGCAAGATAAGGGCATACATAGAAAATCATTTTAAAAAGTtgtaactataaattacaaagccATATGTAACTTTGCTGTGGTTTATGATCAGGATGTTTGGCTTAACAATAAATTACAAGGGATgaaagtttctttttttttacatcatttgcctaccttttttttttacacaaagaaacCTCACGTTTCAGATAATAGACAACATTGGTAACTGATTTCATTATGCTAACCTCACCAAACAACTCTTGGCTCAAAATTtgaaaacaatgttttttttgagTTTGGAGTAAAAATGAATGCTCTGCTTTTAGCAAATTTTATTTAGTTAATAATAATTGGGACTTCATAATCCAAACAAATGCAAAACAGGcaaccttttaaaattgtaaatcAGCCAAAATTCAATCCAGTTAATTCATATAAACTTTCAGTTTCAAAGAGAGCTTTAATTTCCTTCACCTCAAAAATATTATGCCATACCAGAATGTCATATGTAGCCTGAAAGAGATTAGAGaaagggagggaagggaagggaagaggtgactagcaacaaattattttgtgtttgctTCCTCTCCTGGAACTCCCCAACAGTTCAAAAATGCAGAGTTGTTAGTAGATGCACAAGCTCAGCCAATACCTATTCACTTTTTGATTTCTTTCACTTTGTGGTATCTGTTTTTCACTGATAATGCAAATAGCATAGGGAAATAGCTACGTAAAGCATCAGCTCAGCAAGCAAATTCAAGTCTCCCAGCTTCATAATTTTAGTCTTACCTGTCTGCCATGAAGGTGTTCTGAACTGTGGTAGCAGGGAAGCTGTTGCAGGTCCACTCTGAGGAGTGCGTGATTCAATAGCCGTAAGGAAATTCATAACCGATGTCT contains the following coding sequences:
- the qser1 gene encoding glutamine and serine-rich protein 1 isoform X2; amino-acid sequence: MMFATRSKRVKLLQDPVMCWIVSVIIVYNLLVPSAEESWPEMLTILYSIAAVWPAEFLQHLVCVFWISSICRFSRLSSLGYGASHPETDLIHRQAYATSHQLPGYTTTHHPTGLSGLFDATMQHSGSGASETSVMNFLTAIESRTPQSGPATASLLPQFRTPSWQTGMHSSTPTELFVTGALQASGTFPPSALAAYQHPPSFSTRGFTGTQSLTLQDAAFNPTTNGLLSSHDPLLQMKSSQTAVPPPLTFDRIGSTVLSTSIPQSSTYRSAQESAPHLLQPQFSLLPSALGPAQQASQPYATSVFSSSTASIERALQRECSVIKHHQRPSSSHSVQAQLPSSHHSLQNYLASGSGVDFQETSRHTGLACSPLGEQSQVSNGGTQRKNSPVTVEESQSYSSTVQSPDYSSKPKNCSRSAQRSTKTAKSQSVTVTVQTHTYSTATQKPSSVIASQSQVYSSEQASDLAMSNSQSQNYVSTQSQNMSTVSHSEVYSSSQPEKLTTLSKSPASYSGQSQNLTPVSQTLSYSSDQSQVLPSASHTDSYSGQSQNLSSGNQTQSYTSGHSQGLPAVSQSQNSYSAQTQGLSIVSLSPSYASGQSITLTSHTQSLPFSSSTRAQNLSASSPTQNFMSMHSSPTSQSQSVSSPQSQKFLSGVHSPTFTSTSHSHTMQNTQSPTDRKQSYIKRKSDSDLYAPSKEAEGFPIQNLLQQQPSLAASTSGLSESGISDESAVYTVSKADERYLSQSVIRSNSRLEEQIVGLTLQVSKPDERKHEHVKQFNVTRPVEMVTHGQSIGSNNNISTHEMKNVADSSQPSHIIMAAEEMKQPHSLLQKAPETRPQARITQVINTPQQLQTHSVNQVPRLQLSGARLLLGTSREMSLSLLQQPVGLQAQLLPSGLSQSQASSQPQQMQTQTQVTHHQSQFLQLERHIANVTQPQQLLQQNSEAVKLDGTESSKPLQITGKDHFDQPERHDSKSQFVGLSSVCFTESMLLGVDRNLFSGVEDVFSANEQCGVTSQEFVKSACSESSIQSVECTDGSKSTFQTVAVRHVTPNFHTTQALLSDQQNMHNLALSNSQINLDLEAVPLDNTTQSKASSLEQQTLGTDQQIQPSLNTSNLNSIQDTNDHSIEGFKKQLSANPESEEEDNDDIPDDGAINNTKDPDFIPSGRSNTDESAVSDIDYSLGDEVTPGSSIKRKLKRPVKPKLKMGGQADGWSHSVPEEEGNADLSLDANQKKRRVKAQSKETVEDDISGQKPVKRSGQSKRPNSKDPNSPHTSNDSYYENYHQQERINQKIREVEEKQPEVKSGFIASFLDFLKSGPKQQFPAPSVRTAHRNRRPSTNTIQTPVIPSVSTSQSVPAALFSTESGPASPCRRLDDDLKKNLETLAAFSSDEEDSVGKNHDLQKSISSALSALDDPNKKEKSIKIESTNGEKGSNTSVSAVVQQEKVANPSPPPPPPLPPPPPSKEDAQEPAEAPEPPKENEQVDLNPSERAEKQELIAVEGSTDEEDIESGGEGMYRERDEFVVKIEDIKALKMALSTGREPPAIWKVQKALLQKFMPEVKDGRRQFSATNSYLGYFGDAKTKYKRVYVKFIENVNKKDYVRVCSKKPRNKPLQTLRTQSKMGFSNKTCISNSAAQKNSTAKSKARPVKQAKVKAEPPPKKRKKWVKEEYSSHSDTSVETQSEDDDDDNGFPSKVNTQGKPVKNVQQKSERPPPATQYVARFLNTRTMKETFKNYVELLVSTALDPDMIEASEQSNDEMYLPHMRKIDGMLNENKKRMISKFPLQPALKTALENFPELTVCVPGTKGGSSNLTKIKMSGKNYNKKTLQSLKQNSKGSKEFTVDQEKLQCCTLYHTLHHYKYHTYLICKKEASSILKQNKDLGQVETIQQCMENEKWVEDLFEKFGDLLTQAQQNCL
- the qser1 gene encoding glutamine and serine-rich protein 1 isoform X1, whose protein sequence is MMFATRSKRVKLLQDPVMCWIVSVIIVYNLLVPSAEESWPEMLTILYSIAAVWPAEFLQHLVCVFWISSICRFSRLSSLGYGASHPETDLIHRQAYATSHQLPGYTTTHHPTGLSGLFDATMQHSGSGASETSVMNFLTAIESRTPQSGPATASLLPQFRTPSWQTGMHSSTPTELFVTGALQASGTFPPSALAAYQHPPSFSTRGFTGTQSLTLQDAAFNPTTNGLLSSHDPLLQMKSSQTAVPPPLTFDRIGSTVLSTSIPQSSTYRSAQESAPHLLQPQFSLLPSALGPAQQASQPYATSVFSSSTASIERALQRECSVIKHHQRPSSSHSVQAQLPSSHHSLQNYLASGSGVDFQETSRHTGLACSPLGEQSQVSNGGTQRKNSPVTVEESQSYSSTVQSPDYSSKPKNCSRSAQRSTKTAKSQSVTVTVQTHTYSTATQKPSSVIASQSQVYSSEQASDLAMSNSQSQNYVSTQSQNMSTVSHSEVYSSSQPEKLTTLSKSPASYSGQSQNLTPVSQTLSYSSDQSQVLPSASHTDSYSGQSQNLSSGNQTQSYTSGHSQGLPAVSQSQNSYSAQTQGLSIVSLSPSYASGQSITLTSHTQSLPFSSSTRAQNLSASSPTQNFMSMHSSPTSQSQSVSSPQSQKFLSGVHSPTFTSTSHSHTMQNTQSPTDRKQSYIKRKSDSDLYAPSKEAEGFPIQNLLQQQPSLAASTSGLSESGISDESAVYTVSKADERYLSQSVIRSNSRLEEQIVGLTLQVSKPDERKHEHVKQFNVTRPVEMVTHGQSIGSNNNISTHEMKNVADSSQPSHIIMAAEEMKQPHSLLQKAPETRPQARITQVINTPQQLQTHSVNQVPRLQLSGARLLLGTSREMSLSLLQQPVGLQAQLLPSGLSQSQASSQPQQMQTQTQVTHHQSQFLQLERHIANVTQPQQLLQQNSEAVKLDGTESSKPLQITGKDHFDQPERHDSKSQFVGLSSVCFTESMLLGVDRNLFSGVEDVFSANEQCGVTSQEFVKSACSESSIQSVECTDGSKSTFQTVAVRHVTPNFHTTQALLSDQQNMHNLALSNSQINLDLEAVPLDNTTQSKASSLEQQTLGTDQQIQPSLNTSNLNSIQDTNDHSIEGFKKQLSANPESEEEDNDDIPDDGAINNTKDPDFIPSGRSNTDESAVSDIDYSLGDEVTPGSSIKRKLKRPVKPKLKMGGQADGWSHSVPEEEGNADLSLDANQKKRRVKAQSKETVEDDISGQKPVKRSGQSKRPNSKDPNSPHTSNDSYYENYHQQERINQKIREVEEKQPEVKSGFIASFLDFLKSGPKQQFPAPSVRTAHRNRRPSTNTIQTPVIPSVSTSQSVPAALFSTESGPASPCRRLDDDLKKNLETLAAFSSDEEDSVGKNHDLQKSISSALSALDDPNKKEKSIKIVESTNGEKGSNTSVSAVVQQEKVANPSPPPPPPLPPPPPSKEDAQEPAEAPEPPKENEQVDLNPSERAEKQELIAVEGSTDEEDIESGGEGMYRERDEFVVKIEDIKALKMALSTGREPPAIWKVQKALLQKFMPEVKDGRRQFSATNSYLGYFGDAKTKYKRVYVKFIENVNKKDYVRVCSKKPRNKPLQTLRTQSKMGFSNKTCISNSAAQKNSTAKSKARPVKQAKVKAEPPPKKRKKWVKEEYSSHSDTSVETQSEDDDDDNGFPSKVNTQGKPVKNVQQKSERPPPATQYVARFLNTRTMKETFKNYVELLVSTALDPDMIEASEQSNDEMYLPHMRKIDGMLNENKKRMISKFPLQPALKTALENFPELTVCVPGTKGGSSNLTKIKMSGKNYNKKTLQSLKQNSKGSKEFTVDQEKLQCCTLYHTLHHYKYHTYLICKKEASSILKQNKDLGQVETIQQCMENEKWVEDLFEKFGDLLTQAQQNCL
- the qser1 gene encoding glutamine and serine-rich protein 1 isoform X6, which codes for MDRNYTAPNFTDPLVTGGQAWPYDRSGSGVKSSSAEESWPEMLTILYSIAAVWPAEFLQHLVCVFWISSICRFSRLSSLGYGASHPETDLIHRQAYATSHQLPGYTTTHHPTGLSGLFDATMQHSGSGASETSVMNFLTAIESRTPQSGPATASLLPQFRTPSWQTGMHSSTPTELFVTGALQASGTFPPSALAAYQHPPSFSTRGFTGTQSLTLQDAAFNPTTNGLLSSHDPLLQMKSSQTAVPPPLTFDRIGSTVLSTSIPQSSTYRSAQESAPHLLQPQFSLLPSALGPAQQASQPYATSVFSSSTASIERALQRECSVIKHHQRPSSSHSVQAQLPSSHHSLQNYLASGSGVDFQETSRHTGLACSPLGEQSQVSNGGTQRKNSPVTVEESQSYSSTVQSPDYSSKPKNCSRSAQRSTKTAKSQSVTVTVQTHTYSTATQKPSSVIASQSQVYSSEQASDLAMSNSQSQNYVSTQSQNMSTVSHSEVYSSSQPEKLTTLSKSPASYSGQSQNLTPVSQTLSYSSDQSQVLPSASHTDSYSGQSQNLSSGNQTQSYTSGHSQGLPAVSQSQNSYSAQTQGLSIVSLSPSYASGQSITLTSHTQSLPFSSSTRAQNLSASSPTQNFMSMHSSPTSQSQSVSSPQSQKFLSGVHSPTFTSTSHSHTMQNTQSPTDRKQSYIKRKSDSDLYAPSKEAEGFPIQNLLQQQPSLAASTSGLSESGISDESAVYTVSKADERYLSQSVIRSNSRLEEQIVGLTLQVSKPDERKHEHVKQFNVTRPVEMVTHGQSIGSNNNISTHEMKNVADSSQPSHIIMAAEEMKQPHSLLQKAPETRPQARITQVINTPQQLQTHSVNQVPRLQLSGARLLLGTSREMSLSLLQQPVGLQAQLLPSGLSQSQASSQPQQMQTQTQVTHHQSQFLQLERHIANVTQPQQLLQQNSEAVKLDGTESSKPLQITGKDHFDQPERHDSKSQFVGLSSVCFTESMLLGVDRNLFSGVEDVFSANEQCGVTSQEFVKSACSESSIQSVECTDGSKSTFQTVAVRHVTPNFHTTQALLSDQQNMHNLALSNSQINLDLEAVPLDNTTQSKASSLEQQTLGTDQQIQPSLNTSNLNSIQDTNDHSIEGFKKQLSANPESEEEDNDDIPDDGAINNTKDPDFIPSGRSNTDESAVSDIDYSLGDEVTPGSSIKRKLKRPVKPKLKMGGQADGWSHSVPEEEGNADLSLDANQKKRRVKAQSKETVEDDISGQKPVKRSGQSKRPNSKDPNSPHTSNDSYYENYHQQERINQKIREVEEKQPEVKSGFIASFLDFLKSGPKQQFPAPSVRTAHRNRRPSTNTIQTPVIPSVSTSQSVPAALFSTESGPASPCRRLDDDLKKNLETLAAFSSDEEDSVGKNHDLQKSISSALSALDDPNKKEKSIKIVESTNGEKGSNTSVSAVVQQEKVANPSPPPPPPLPPPPPSKEDAQEPAEAPEPPKENEQVDLNPSERAEKQELIAVEGSTDEEDIESGGEGMYRERDEFVVKIEDIKALKMALSTGREPPAIWKVQKALLQKFMPEVKDGRRQFSATNSYLGYFGDAKTKYKRVYVKFIENVNKKDYVRVCSKKPRNKPLQTLRTQSKMGFSNKTCISNSAAQKNSTAKSKARPVKQAKVKAEPPPKKRKKWVKEEYSSHSDTSVETQSEDDDDDNGFPSKVNTQGKPVKNVQQKSERPPPATQYVARFLNTRTMKETFKNYVELLVSTALDPDMIEASEQSNDEMYLPHMRKIDGMLNENKKRMISKFPLQPALKTALENFPELTVCVPGTKGGSSNLTKIKMSGKNYNKKTLQSLKQNSKGSKEFTVDQEKLQCCTLYHTLHHYKYHTYLICKKEASSILKQNKDLGQVETIQQCMENEKWVEDLFEKFGDLLTQAQQNCL